A genomic window from Nitrospirota bacterium includes:
- the glf gene encoding UDP-galactopyranose mutase — MYDFLIVGCGFSGSTLAERIASQLDKKVLIIDKRNHIGGNAYDHYDNNGVLISKYGPHIFHTNNKSVWNYISQFTEFNDYVHYVDAFVEGKFYALPLNINTINDFFKKKLSSKELPKFLNKIREPIVNPQNSEEAIVSKVGWDLYNAFYKNYTKKQWGIDPIQLDASVTLRLPIRMNNDKRYFTDKWQGLPKEGFTKIFQRMLDHHNIHILLNTDFRNIVNEVVFDKLVYTGTIDSFFNYYFGQLPYRSLNFQFERYAKEYHQHTGVINYPNNYEFTRIVEYKYLYKQEISNTTISKEYPCWNDDEPYYPVPSYENRARYKLYQQTADKLQNVYFCGRLGTYQYLNMDQCIAQALNLFENKLSA, encoded by the coding sequence ATGTATGATTTTCTGATTGTCGGTTGTGGTTTTTCTGGCTCTACATTAGCTGAGAGAATAGCAAGTCAGCTGGATAAAAAGGTATTAATTATTGACAAGCGAAATCACATAGGTGGAAATGCTTATGATCACTATGATAATAATGGAGTTCTTATTAGTAAATATGGCCCGCATATTTTTCATACTAATAATAAAAGTGTTTGGAATTATATATCACAATTTACAGAGTTCAACGACTATGTTCATTACGTAGATGCCTTTGTCGAGGGAAAATTTTATGCATTACCGCTTAATATAAATACAATAAATGATTTTTTTAAAAAAAAGTTATCTTCAAAGGAACTACCGAAATTTCTGAATAAGATTAGAGAACCAATTGTCAATCCCCAAAATTCAGAAGAAGCAATTGTTAGTAAAGTTGGATGGGATTTATATAACGCATTCTATAAAAATTATACTAAGAAACAATGGGGGATAGATCCTATACAGTTAGATGCTTCTGTAACTCTTCGCTTGCCAATCAGAATGAACAATGACAAGAGGTATTTCACAGACAAATGGCAAGGCTTACCGAAAGAAGGCTTTACCAAAATATTTCAAAGGATGCTTGATCATCACAACATTCATATTTTGCTAAATACAGACTTTAGGAATATCGTTAACGAAGTAGTTTTTGATAAACTTGTGTATACGGGTACCATTGACTCCTTTTTTAATTATTACTTCGGTCAACTTCCTTACCGAAGTTTAAACTTCCAATTTGAAAGATATGCCAAAGAATATCATCAGCATACCGGCGTTATCAATTATCCAAACAATTATGAATTTACACGCATTGTTGAATATAAATATCTTTATAAACAAGAGATTTCGAACACTACTATCAGTAAAGAGTATCCTTGCTGGAACGATGATGAGCCATACTATCCTGTACCATCATATGAAAATAGAGCCAGATATAAATTGTATCAGCAGACAGCTGACAAGCTGCAAAATGTTTATTTTTGTGGACGGCTTGGAACATACCAATATTTAAATATGGATCAATGTATAGCCCAAGCGCTTAATTTATTTGAAAATAAATTAAGCGCTTGA